A single Anopheles arabiensis isolate DONGOLA chromosome 2, AaraD3, whole genome shotgun sequence DNA region contains:
- the LOC120908900 gene encoding eukaryotic translation initiation factor 4E type 2, producing MSNKYEIKPYASDSDDSGDEDADIDVDKLEPLEAGPGEHKLQYTYCLWFGKKGSHRAAEYDKSLHFVGRCASVEQWWSLYCHLIKPTSLKPYRRLHLFKSGIKPMWEDPSNSKGGKWVIRLKKSKIDRAWENVCMAMLGEQFLVGSEICGVVLCTQYPEDVLSVWNRTATDTVSTNRIRDTLRRILNLPQSQHIEYKPHGDSLKFVPA from the exons ATGTCCAACAAATACGA AATCAAACCATACGCCAGCGACAGCGACGATAGCGGGGACGAGGATGCGGATATCGATGTGGATAAGTTAGAACCGCTAGAAGCGGGACCCGGAGAGCATAAGCTACAGTACACCTACTGTTTATGGTTCGGCAAAAAGGGTTCACACAGAGCAGCG GAGTACGACAAATCCCTACACTTCGTCGGTCGGTGTGCCAGCGTAGAGCAGTGGTGGTCCCTGTACTGCCATCTAATAAAACCTACCAGCCTGAAACCTTACCGAAGGTTACATTTGTTCAAG AGTGGCATCAAACCCATGTGGGAAGATCCGAGCAATTCGAAAGGCGGCAAGTGGGTCATTCGCCTGAAGAAATCAAAGATCGACCGGGCCTGGGAGAACGTGTGCATGGCGATGCTGGGGGAACAGTTTCTGGTAGGGTCGGAAATTTGTGGCGTCGTCCTGTGCACCCAGTACCCCGAGGACGTCCTGTCCGTGTGGAACCGAACCGCCACCGATACGGTCAGCACCAATCGCATCCGGGACACGCTGCGGCGCATACTGAACCTACCTCAATCGCAGCACATCGAGTACAAACCGCACGGCGACAGTCTGAAGTTTGTGCCTGCCTGA